CGACCCGTGGGACGAAGAAGCGGTGGAACGCCTGCTGCTGATCAAGGGCCGTTCGGTGGACAAGGGCCTGATCCTGGTCGCGGACAACATCCGCCAGTTCGATTTTCTCTTCGAGGATTTCCCCGAGCTGTGGATGGATCGCATGGCCAGTACCTGGCCCGGCCCGAACACCTGGCTGGTGCCCCACCAGAACCTGCTGCCCGAGTGGATTACCGGCGTGCACGACACCGTGGCGCTGCGGGTCAGCGATCACCCGTTGGTGCGCGACCTGTGCGCGCTGGTCGGGCCGCTGGTGTCCACCTCGGCCAACCCGCAGGGCAAACCGGCGGCACGCACGCGGCTGCGCATCGAGCAGTATTTCCGTGGGCAGGTCGATTGGGTGATGGGCGGCAACCTGGGCGGGCGCAAGAACCCGAGCCTGATTCGTGATCTGGCCACCGGGAATGTGATTCGTCCGGCTTGAGACCGCAGTGCCTTCATCGCGGGCAAGCCCGCTCCTACAGGTTTGTGAACTGTAGGAGCGAGCTTGCTCGCGATGGGGACCTCAAGGCAGCAGGATGGTCGACCCGGTAGTCCGCCGCGCCGACAACTCGGTCTGCGCCTTCGCCGCCTCCGCCAGTGGATACTTCTGGCTGATGTCCACCTTCAGCTTGCCGCTGATGATCATCTCGAACAGCTCATCGGCCATGCGTTGCAGGTTCTCGGCGTTGTTGGCGTAGGTCGCCAGCGTCGGCCGGGTCACGTACAGCGAGCCCTTGGCCGACAGGATCCCCAGATTCACCCCGTCCACGGCCCCGGAAGCGTTGCCGAAACTCACCACCAGCCCGCGCGGCGCGACGCTGTCCAGTGAGGTCAGCCAGGTGTCCTTGCCGACGCCGTCGTACACCACTGGCACCTTCTTGCCGTCAGTCAGTTCCAGTACCCGCTGGGCGACGTCTTCCTTGCTGTAGTCGATGGTCGCCCAGGCGCCGTTGGCTTTGGCCAGCGCGGCTTTTTCCGGCGAGCTGACCGTACCGATCAGCTTCACGCCCAGGGCCTTGGCCCATTGGCAGGCCAGGGAACCTACACCACCGGCCGCGGCGTGGAACAGGATGGTTTCGCCGCCCTTGAGTTCATAGGTCTGGCGCAACAGGTACTGCACCGTCAGGCCCTTGAGCATGACCCCGGCCGCCTGCTCGAAGCTGATCGCCTGCGGCAGGTGCACCAGGTTGGCCTCCGGCAAAATGTGCAGGTCACTGTAGGCGCCCAGCGGGCCGCTGCCGTAGGCCACGCGGTCGCCGACCTTGAAGCGGGTCACGGCGCTGCCCACGGCCTCGACCACACCGGCGCCTTCCGAGCCCACGCCAGAGGGCAGGGACGGCGGCGCGTACAGGCCGCTGCGGAAGTAGGTGTCGATGAAATTCAGGCCGATGGCCTTGTTGGCCACGCGCACCTGCTGCGGGCCGGGCTCGGCCGGTTGGTAATCCACGTACTCGAGTACTTCGGGCCCGCCATGGGTGCGGAACTGGACACGCTTTGCCATCAGAACTCTCCTTGGGTCTTGATTACCAGGATTGAAATGCCAAGCCCCCTATCGGACTCCTATGCTTGATCTTCGTCAACAGCGACGCAGGCTTGCGCGATGTTATGCTACGCGCCCATTTGCGCCGGCCGCTGCCCTGCAGGAGCGCCGCGTAGTTTTGCCCTGATTCAAGGTGAAGACATGACGACCCGCACCGAGGCCGTAAAAGCCTACCTGCTCGATCTGCAAGACCGCATTTGTGCCGCGCTTGAAGCCGAAGACGGCGCGACCCAGTTTGTCGAAGACGCCTGGACACGGGCTGCCGGTGGCGGCGGTCGCACCCGGGTGATCGAGAACGGCGCCGTCATCGAGAAGGGTGGCGTGAACTTCTCCCACGTGTTCGGCAGCGGTCTGCCACCGTCCGCCAGCGCTCACCGCCCTGAACTGGCCGGGCGCGGCTTCGAAGCCCTGGGCGTGTCGCTGGTGATCCACCCGCACAACCCACAGGTGCCGACTTCCCACGCCAACGTGCGCTTTTTCATCGCGGAAAAAGAAGGCGAAGAACCGGTCTGGTGGTTCGGCGGTGGCTTCGACCTGACCCCGTACTACGGCAATGTCGAAGATTGCGTGCACTGGCACCGTGTCGCCGAGCAGGCCTGCGCGCCGTTCGGTCCGGATGTCTATGCGCGCTACAAGGCCTGGTGCGACAGCTACTTCCACATCAAGCATCGCCACGAACCGCGCGGCATCGGCGGCCTGTTCTTCGATGACCTGAACGAGTGGGATTTCGACACCTGCTTCGCCTTCATCCGCGCCATCGGTGACGCCTACATCGACGCCTACCTGCCGATCGTGCAACGCCGCAAGCACGACGCCTTCACCGCCAAGCAGCGCGAGTTCCAGGAATTCCGTCGCGGCCGCTACGTCGAGTTCAACCTGGTGTACGACCGCGGCACCCTGTTCGGGCTGCAATCGGGCGGGCGTACCGAGTCGATCCTCATGTCGCTGCCGCCGCAAGTGCGTTGGGGATATGACTGGAAAGCCGAGCCAGGCAGCGAAGAAGCGCGCCTGACCGAGTACTTCCTGCAAGATCGCGATTGGTTGGCCGAGGCCTGAAACGAGGAACACTGATGGACCGCTACGTCGTTTTCGGTAACCCGATTGGCCACAGCAAGTCGCCGATGATCCATCGTCTGTTCGCCGAGCAAACGGCCCAGCAACTGGACTACAGCACGTCGCTGGCGCCACTCGATGATTTTTCCGCGTTTGCCCGGGATTTTTTCCTTGAAGGGCGTGGGGCGAATGTGACCGTGCCGTTCAAGGAAGAGGCGTTTCGCCTGGCCGACAGCCTGAGCCCCCGTGCGCAGCGGGCCGGTGCGGTCAACACCCTGAGCAAGCTCGCCGACGGCACCCTGCTGGGCGACAACACCGACGGCGCCGGGCTGGTACGCGACCTGACGGTCAATGCCGGGTTCAGCCTCAAGGGCAAGCGCATCCTGCTGCTCGGCGCCGGTGGCGCGGTGCGCGGCGCGCTGGAGCCGCTGCTGGCCGAACAGCCGGCCTCGGTGATCATCGCCAACCGCACCGTGGAAAAAGCCGAGCTGCTGGCCGAGCTGTTCGCCGACCTGGGGCCGGTGTCGGCCAGTGGTTTCGATTGGCTGCGCGAGCCGGTGGACCTGATCATCAACGCGACATCGGCCAGCCTGTCCGGTGACGTACCGCCGATTGCCGGCAGCCTCATCGAGCCGGGCAAGACCCTGTGCTACGACATGATGTACGGCAAGGAGCCGACCGCGTTCTGCCGCTGGGCGACGCAACAGGGTGCAGGAGTGTCGATGGATGGCCTGGGCATGCTCGCCGAACAGGCAGCCGAGGCGTTCTTCCTGTGGCGCGGCGTCCGCCCGGACACCGCGCCGGTGCTGGCGGAGTTGCGGCGGCAGTTGGCTGCCTGAACCGGATTCCCCGAATCCCTGTAGGAGCGAGCTTGCTCGCGATCGCGGTGGGTCAGTTAAGAAAGTACTGACTGATTCACCGCAATCGCGAGCAAGCTCGCTCCTACAGAGGGTAAACGGTCAGTCTTCAAACCGTATCGGACACTTCTCCGCCCCCTCCAGCTTCCTCAACTCCTCCACCACCGGCGGCCGTGCCCCGCGCAGCGTCAGGCTGCGATCCTGGCGCAGCAGCCGGCGTGCTTCCTGGTGCAGCATCTCCACCCCTGAATAGTCGATGAAGTTGATCTGCTGCGCCTCGATCACCACGCGCGCGCCGTGCATGCGTTGCAGGCGCACTTGCAGGTAATGGCTGGCGCCGAAGAAGATCGAGCCACCGACCCGCAGAATGTCTTCGTCGCCGTCGCGCCAATGCTGCACCCGGGGTTGCGAGGTGCGCTTGAGGTAGAAGAACAGCGACGCCAGCACCCCGGCGTAGATCGCCGTTTGCAGCTCCAGCAACAGCGTGGCGACGCAGGTCAGCGCCATCACCACGAATTCGGCGCGGCTGACCCGCAGCAAAGCGCGGATGCCGCGATGATCCACCAGCCCCCAGGCGATCAACAGGATGCTGCCGGCCATGGCCGGAATCGGAATGTGCGCAATCAGGTGGGCACCGAAGATGGCGAACAGCGCCACCCACACCGCCGAAAAAATCCCCGCCAGCGGCGAGCAGGCGCCGGCTTCGAAGCTCAGGCCCGAGCGCGTGAAGGAACCGGCTGACAAGGACCCGGAAAAAAACGCCCCGACAATGTTCGACAAGCCCTGGGCACGCACTTCCTGGTTGGCGTCGAGCAATTGCTGCGAACGCGTCGACAACGAGCGGGCAATCGACAGACTGGTGACCAGCCCGAGCATCCCCACTGCCACGGCGCTGGGCAACAGGCGCAGGATCAGGTCCAGATCCAGCGGCAACGGGCTGAAGGGTGGCAGCCGACCGACGAAGGCACTGACCAGGCCGACATGGCCGAACATCGACGGCCACAGCCACACCACCAGCGCGCCCAGCACCAGAGTGATCAGCAAGGTCGGCCAGCGCGGCAACAGCATCTTCAGCACCACACCGACCACCACCGTGGCCAGGCCCAATGCCAGGGAAGGACGATCGACCTCGCCCAAGTGGTGGAACAGCATCATGAAACTGCCCAGCGCCGTGGCCTGGCTGGGCAGGTCCAGCCCCAGCAGGTTGGGCATTTGGCCGATGGCGATGACGATCGCCGCGCCGAGGGTGAAGCCCAGCACCACCGAGTGCGAGACGAAATTCACCAGGGCGCCGAACCGCAGCAAGCCCAGCAGCCACTGGAAAATCCCGGCGAGGAAGGTCAGCAGCAGGATCAGCGTGATGTAGTCCTTGGACGCCGGCACGGCCAGGGGGCTGACGCTGGCGTAGAGGACAATCGAGATGGCCGCCGTAGGACCGCAGATCAGGTGCCACGACGAACCCCAGAGGCAGGCGATCAACACCGGGATGATCGCGGCATACAGGCCGTACTCCGGTGGGAGACCGGCGATCAGGGCGTAGGCAATCGACTGCGGTAACGCAAGAATGGCACCGCTCAAGCCAACGATCAGGTCACGCCCGACGCTGGCGCGGGTTTGCCGGGGCAACCAACTGAGGAAGGGGAAGAGTGAATGGCGGCTTGGAAGGGCCATGGGTCCTCTCGGCGGTGAACATGAGTGCAACAGGGTGGTGCGTCAAATCCGACAGTGCAAGGGTAAAAACCATCGCGAGCAGGCTCGCTCCCACAGAGGTTTTGTGTACGACACTGACCCAGTGTGGGAGCGAGCCTGCTCGCGAGCTTCTCGCGGTGTTAAAGCTTGGCCTTGACCACCGGCAACGCCTCCTTGCCATCCACGGTCTTCACGCCATCGAGCCACTTGTCCAGCACCGCCGGGTTGGCTTTGATCCAGGCCTTGGCCGCATCGGCGTTGGTCATTTTCTTGTTGGCCACGTCGGCCATGATGCTGTTTTCCATGTCCTGGGTGAAACTCAGGTTGGTCAGCAGCTTGCCGACATTCGGACAGGCCTCGGCGTAGCCCTTGCGGGTCAGGGTGTGCACGGTGCCGGTGTCACCGAAGTACTTCTCGCCGCCCTTGAGGTAATGCATTTTCAGTTGCACGTTCATCGGGTGCGGGGTCCAGCCGAGGAAGGTCACGAACTTCTGCTTCTTCACGGCCCGCGACACTTCGGCCAGCATCGCCTGCTCGCTGGACTCCACCAGTTTCCACTGGCCCATGTCGAAGTCGTTCTTCTTGATCATGTCCTGCAGCGAAATGTTCGCCGGTGCGCCGGAGCCGATGCCGTAGATCTTCTTGTCGAACTTGTCGGCGTACTTGTTCAGGTCGGCGAAGTTATGCACACCCGCGTCCCACACGTAGTCCGGTACGGCGAGGGTGAACTCGGTGCCGTCGAGGTTCTTCGCCAGTTGCGTGACGTCGCCCGTGGCCACGAACTTGTCATAGAAGCCCTGCTGTGCCGGCATCCAGTTACCGAGGAATACGTCGACCTGGCCGTCCTTCAACCCGCCAAAGGTGATCGGCACCGCGAGGGTGTCGACCTTGGCCTTGTAGCCCATGCCGTCCAGCAGAAACCCGGTGATGGCGTTGGTCGCGGCGATGTCGCTCCAGCCAGGGTCGGCCAGCTTCACCGTCTGGCAGCTACTCGCGTCGGCAAACGCCGACGCACTGCCCAGAGCCAGCAGACCGACCGTCAGTACTGTGGATAACTTTTGCATGGACTTCCCCTTAACATTATTGGTTTTGGCAGGGTTGTGGATAACGTGCTTTGCGCTCCAGGTCGTCGAGGTCGATATGGTTGCGCATGTACTGCTGACTGGCGTCCACCAGCGGCTGGTGATCCCAGCTCTTCAGCTTGCCGAGGGTCAGCGCCTGGGCGACGAAACGCCGACGCCGCTGACTGGCGAGCACCTGCTGGTGGATCGCCGGGATATCCCATTTGGCCCGTGCTTCGGCGAGAAATTCCTCGAACAGCGGGCGATGTTGCGGCGACTGGCTGAGTTCTTCCAGCTCACGCGGATCGTTGTGTACGTCGAAGAGTAGGCAAGGGTCCTGTTCGCTGTAGATAAATTTGTAGGCGCCGCGGCGAATCATCATCAACGGGCTGGTGGTGCCTTCGGCCATGTACTCGCCGAACACCTCGTCATGACCGCCCTGCCCTTGCAGGTGCGGCACCAGGGACCGGCCATCGAGTGGCAGGCCCGGCTCCAGCGAGCCGCCGGCCAGCTCGACGAAGGTTGGCAGCAGGTCGGCGGTGGACACTGCGGCGCTGACTCGCCCGGCGCCGAACTGCCCCGGCGCGCTGATCAGCATCGGCACGCGGGCGGACATCTCGAACCAGTGCATCTTGTACCAGAGCCCGCGCTCGCCAAGCATGTCGCCATGATCGCCCGAGAAAACGATGATGGTGTCGTCGATCAGCCCGGTTTCCTCGAGGGTTTGCAGGAGTTTGCCGACGTTGCTGTCGATATAGCTGCAAGCACCGAAGTACGCCCGGCGTGCATCACGAATCTTATCCACAGGCAGCGGCTTTTCCCACAGGTCATACACCTTGAGCAAGCGCTGGGAATGCGGGTCGAGGTCGGTTTGCGCCGGGGTCTGCGGCAGCGGGATCTCGGCGTCCTCGTACAGGTTCCAGAACGCCTTGGGAATGGTGTACGGGTCATGCGGGTGGGTCATCGAAACGGTCAGGCAGAACGGCTGGTCGCCGTCCTCGCGGACGTGATCGAACAGGTACTGCTGGGCCTTGAACACCACCTCTTCGTCGAAATCCAGCTGGTTGGTGCGCACGCACGGGCCGGCTTGCAGCACCGAGGACATGTTGTGGTACCAGGTCGGGCGCACGTCCGGTTCGTCCCAGTTCACCGCCCAGCCGTAGTCGGCCGGGTAGATGTCGCTGGTCAGACGTTCTTCGTAGCCGTGCAACTGGTCCGGGCCGCAAAAATGCATCTTGCCCGACAGCGCGGTGCGATAGCCCAAACGGCGCAGGTAGTGGGCGTAGGTCGGCACGTCGGCCGGGAAATCGGCGGCGTTGTCATAGGCGCCGATCTTGCTCGGCAACTGGCCGCTGACCAGGGTGAAACGCGACGGCGCACACAGCGGGCTGTTGCAGTAGGCGGCATCGAACACCACGCCTTCGGCGGCGAGGCGGCTGAGATTGGGCAGTTTGATGGGCGAAGGGCCGTAGAACGGCAACATTGGCGCGGCCATTTGATCGGCCATGATGAAAAGAATGTTCTTGCGCTTCATGTGATCGCGGCATTCCATAGTGAATATTTATGCGAGAGTGCTGCAATCGAGGATGGATTCCATGCCGTTTGTGGTAAAGCCCATGCCAGACAATGACTAGGATAAGCACAGCTTATGTATGACGCCCTGGGTGACCTGTCTCTGGACCTGCTGCGCGCTTTCGAGGCCGCGGCCCGCCAGCGCAGCTTTACCGCCGCCGCGGTGGAGCTGGGCACCACGCAGCCGGCAATCAGCCAGCAGATCAAGCGTCTGGAAGATCAGCTCGCCACCCGGCTGTTCGACCGCATTTATCGCGGTATCGAACTGACTGAGGCCGGCGCGATCCTGTTCGAGCAGGTTCAGCTCGGTTTGCAGAATATCGACGCAGGTTTGAGCGCAATCAGTGCACAGAAGCAGCACGAGGTGCTGCAGGTCGCCACCGATTTCGCCTTCGCCGCCTATTGGCTGATGCCGCGTCTGCACCGCTTCCATGCAGCCAACCCGCATGTCGATGTCAGCCTGGTCACCAGCGAGCGCAGCCTGAACATGTTGCGTACCGATATCGACGTGGCGGTGCTGTTCGGTGACGGCCGCTTCAAGCAGGGCGAAAGCCATTGGTTGTTCAGCGAAGAGGTGTTCCCGGTGTGCAGCCCGCAGCTGTTGGCGGATCGCACCCTGCCCTTGCCGGCGCAGGCCTTGCTGGAATTGCCACTGCTGCACCTGCGCGGTGAAAACAGAAGCAAATGGTTCGACTGGAGCGGGGTCTTCCGCCAGTTGGGCATCAGTTCGCCGCCGGCGCCCGGGCAGTTGCGTTTCGACAATTACACCTTGCTGATCCAAGCGGCGATTGGCGGCCAGGGCGTAGCGATTGGCTGGCGGCACCTTGTGGATAACTTGCTGGCGCAGGGCTTGTTGTGTCGGCCGATTGCCGAGACGGTGATGTCCCGCCAGGGCTATTACGTGGTCCTGCCGCCACGCAAACGCCGTGGTGCGCTGATTCAGCAGTTCGTTGACTGGTTGATGGCCGAGCAGGCCAGCAGCGCACAATCGCTCGAAGGCCTGACGCTGCCGTCTATTGCGGTGTAGGGTCGGTGCCGACGAAGCTGATGTGCTCGCCCACATGCAGGTTGAGCCGCAGTTCGTCGGCGATCCCGGTGGCGACCCGGCTCAGGCGCTCCAGCGGTTCGGCCAGCCCTGGTTCCAGGCTGCTGCTGACCTGGCTGAAGTGTTCGATGGTCAGCCCGGCGACGCCACGGGGGGCGTCGATCAGCGTCCATTGCAGCGGGCTGCTCTGCAGGGCCTCGCGGATTTCCTCGGCGGCGTGGCGTTGCAGTTGATCCTCGATTTCCGGGTCGTCCAGCACCTCGAAATCTCCCACCAGAAACAGTCGCGCAATGCCCGCCGCTTGCAAACCGTCGATCAAGGCATCCACCGCCAGCACCTGCTCGACCGGCCCGGGCACGATGGTTTTTTCCACGTGTTCGCTGTTGAACGGCAGACCCGGTGCATCCAGCAGGCAGATCACCGCCGAACAGCCGGCGACGCTCTGCTTCACGCGTTCGGCGTCGAACAGGTCGCCGGTCTTGGCGCGCAGGCCGGGGCGCGGTGCCAGGGCCGTCAGTTCATCGAGAATCGCGATCACTTCATGCTGGCGCCGTAGCATTTCAGCCATCAGCGCACTGCCCAGGCTACTCATGGCACCATAGAGCACCACTTTTACCACCGGGGTTTCGGCATTTTTCATGGCTGATCTCCACACTTTCCCACGTATATGGCGTGTGACATGTGAAAAACGGTGAGGGTTCGAACGGGTTTTGGAGGGAATGCGATGCAGCAGATCAAGGGCTATCACGCCCACGTGTATTTCGATGCGGAAACCGTCGATCAGGCGCGGGCGCTGTGTGAACAAGCTACTCGCGAGTTCCCGCTGCGCATGGGCCGCGTGCACGAACGCCTGGTCGGCCCGCACCCGGACTGGAGTTGCCAGCTGGCGTTCGACCCGGACCTGATTGGCGAGGTGTTGCCGTGGCTGGCGCTTAACCGCAAGGGCCTGGTGGTATTCCTGCACCCGGACACCGGCAACGATCTGCTCGACCACACCGAGCATGCGATCTGGATGGGCGCGATCCGCCCGCTGGACCTGTCTATTTTCTGATCACAGGGTTTCTTCGGCTTCCCCCGGCAGGTGCTCGTCCAGGTGCAACCAGGGCAGGCGGCTGTCGGTCCAGATATGCCGCTCGGCGGGCGCCAGCTCCGGGTGATCGAGGGTGGCGATGGTCAGGTCGATGCTGTCCGGGCTGAGCCGGGTCACCAGGGCGAGCTGCGCCCCGCAGTTCCGACAGAAGTAGCGGACGCAACTGGCGGAAGAGTCGTACTGCGCCGGTGTGCCTGCGAGCCATTCGAAGGCCGAGGCCGGCACGGTGATCCAGGTGGTGACGATCCCGCCGCTGACTCGTCGGCAGATCGAGCAGTGGCAGTGGGCGATGTCGTGTAATGGGCCGCTGAACTGGTAGCGCAGCTGGCCGCAGTGGCAGCCGCCGGTGTGGGTGTCGGCCATTTTAGTTTCTCCAGATGTTATTCAGTGAATCCATCGCGAGCAGGCTCGCTCCCACAGATGCGGCGCAAACCCTGTGGGAGCGAGCCTGCTCGCGATGGCCTCGACGCGATTTCACTGCCCGACGACCGGTTACACATCCGGTCGCCGCTTTCACAGGCGAAAGCTGGCTGAAAGCTTCCCCGATTAGGATCGCCCCACTACCGGCAACAGACCGGTCGGCCAATGCCAGTGTTTCAGCACTCGCACAGCCCATTAAACAACAACAATGGTGACCCTGATGTCCTTTACTACCCGCCGCTTCGCCATCACTCCGCCCGTACGCCTCGCGCTTCCCGTTCTGCGCTGACCCAACCGGTTCGCCCATTCCCTAGCCGCGCTACGCCTGGAGTATTCCCATGCTGACTTTCCTTGGCTTCGCCATGGTCATCACGTTCATGTTCCTGATCATGACCAAGCGCCTGTCCGCGCTGATCGCCCTGATCATCATCCCGATCATCTTCGCCCTGTTCGGTGGTTTCGGCCCGAAAATCGGCCCGATGATGCTCGAAGGCATCACCAAGCTCGCGCCGACCGGCGTGATGCTGATGTTCGCCATTCTGTATTTCGCCCTGATGATCGACTCCGGCCTGTTCGACCCGGCCGTGCGCAAGATCCTCAAGATGGTCAAGGGCGACCCGTTGAAAGTTTCGGTCGGTACCGCCGTCCTGGCGCTCGTCGTTTCCCTCGATGGTGACGGCGCGACCACTTACATGATCTGCGTGGCCGCGATGCTGCCGCTGTACAGCCGCATCGGCATGAGCCCGCGGATCATGGCGGGCCTGATCATCCTCGCCGGTGGCGTGATGAACATGACCCCCTGGGGCGGCCCGACCGCCCGTGCCGCCAGTGCGCTGCATGTCGACCCGTCGGCGATCTTCGTGCCGATGATCCCGGCGATGGTTGCCGGTGTGGTGGCGATCCTGGCCATCGCCTACTTCTACGGCAAGCGTGAACGTGCACGTCTGGGTGAGCTGCACCTGGTGGGCGATGAAATCGACCACAGCGAAATCAGCGTCTCGCAGTTCCCCGATGCCCGCCGTCCGAAGCTGATCTGGTTCAACGGCGCATTGACCCTGGCGTTGATGTGCACCCTGATCGCCGGCCTGTTGCCGCTGCCGGTGCTGTTCATGGTGGCCTTCAGTATCGCCATGATCGTCAACTACCCGTGCCTGCAACAGCAGAAGGATCGTGTCGCGGCCCACGCCGGCAGTGTGCTGGCAGTGGTCGGCCTGATCTTCGCGGCGGGCATTTTCACCGGTATCCTGACGGGCACCGGCATGGTCGATGCGATGTCCAAGAGCCTGCTGGCGG
This DNA window, taken from Pseudomonas sp. MYb118, encodes the following:
- a CDS encoding L-threonylcarbamoyladenylate synthase, encoding MVNSWRVQQAAQAVRAGAVIAYPTEAVWGLGCDPWDEEAVERLLLIKGRSVDKGLILVADNIRQFDFLFEDFPELWMDRMASTWPGPNTWLVPHQNLLPEWITGVHDTVALRVSDHPLVRDLCALVGPLVSTSANPQGKPAARTRLRIEQYFRGQVDWVMGGNLGGRKNPSLIRDLATGNVIRPA
- a CDS encoding NADPH:quinone reductase, giving the protein MAKRVQFRTHGGPEVLEYVDYQPAEPGPQQVRVANKAIGLNFIDTYFRSGLYAPPSLPSGVGSEGAGVVEAVGSAVTRFKVGDRVAYGSGPLGAYSDLHILPEANLVHLPQAISFEQAAGVMLKGLTVQYLLRQTYELKGGETILFHAAAGGVGSLACQWAKALGVKLIGTVSSPEKAALAKANGAWATIDYSKEDVAQRVLELTDGKKVPVVYDGVGKDTWLTSLDSVAPRGLVVSFGNASGAVDGVNLGILSAKGSLYVTRPTLATYANNAENLQRMADELFEMIISGKLKVDISQKYPLAEAAKAQTELSARRTTGSTILLP
- the hemF gene encoding oxygen-dependent coproporphyrinogen oxidase, whose protein sequence is MTTRTEAVKAYLLDLQDRICAALEAEDGATQFVEDAWTRAAGGGGRTRVIENGAVIEKGGVNFSHVFGSGLPPSASAHRPELAGRGFEALGVSLVIHPHNPQVPTSHANVRFFIAEKEGEEPVWWFGGGFDLTPYYGNVEDCVHWHRVAEQACAPFGPDVYARYKAWCDSYFHIKHRHEPRGIGGLFFDDLNEWDFDTCFAFIRAIGDAYIDAYLPIVQRRKHDAFTAKQREFQEFRRGRYVEFNLVYDRGTLFGLQSGGRTESILMSLPPQVRWGYDWKAEPGSEEARLTEYFLQDRDWLAEA
- the aroE gene encoding shikimate dehydrogenase: MDRYVVFGNPIGHSKSPMIHRLFAEQTAQQLDYSTSLAPLDDFSAFARDFFLEGRGANVTVPFKEEAFRLADSLSPRAQRAGAVNTLSKLADGTLLGDNTDGAGLVRDLTVNAGFSLKGKRILLLGAGGAVRGALEPLLAEQPASVIIANRTVEKAELLAELFADLGPVSASGFDWLREPVDLIINATSASLSGDVPPIAGSLIEPGKTLCYDMMYGKEPTAFCRWATQQGAGVSMDGLGMLAEQAAEAFFLWRGVRPDTAPVLAELRRQLAA
- a CDS encoding SulP family inorganic anion transporter — encoded protein: MALPSRHSLFPFLSWLPRQTRASVGRDLIVGLSGAILALPQSIAYALIAGLPPEYGLYAAIIPVLIACLWGSSWHLICGPTAAISIVLYASVSPLAVPASKDYITLILLLTFLAGIFQWLLGLLRFGALVNFVSHSVVLGFTLGAAIVIAIGQMPNLLGLDLPSQATALGSFMMLFHHLGEVDRPSLALGLATVVVGVVLKMLLPRWPTLLITLVLGALVVWLWPSMFGHVGLVSAFVGRLPPFSPLPLDLDLILRLLPSAVAVGMLGLVTSLSIARSLSTRSQQLLDANQEVRAQGLSNIVGAFFSGSLSAGSFTRSGLSFEAGACSPLAGIFSAVWVALFAIFGAHLIAHIPIPAMAGSILLIAWGLVDHRGIRALLRVSRAEFVVMALTCVATLLLELQTAIYAGVLASLFFYLKRTSQPRVQHWRDGDEDILRVGGSIFFGASHYLQVRLQRMHGARVVIEAQQINFIDYSGVEMLHQEARRLLRQDRSLTLRGARPPVVEELRKLEGAEKCPIRFED
- the choX gene encoding choline ABC transporter substrate-binding protein translates to MQKLSTVLTVGLLALGSASAFADASSCQTVKLADPGWSDIAATNAITGFLLDGMGYKAKVDTLAVPITFGGLKDGQVDVFLGNWMPAQQGFYDKFVATGDVTQLAKNLDGTEFTLAVPDYVWDAGVHNFADLNKYADKFDKKIYGIGSGAPANISLQDMIKKNDFDMGQWKLVESSEQAMLAEVSRAVKKQKFVTFLGWTPHPMNVQLKMHYLKGGEKYFGDTGTVHTLTRKGYAEACPNVGKLLTNLSFTQDMENSIMADVANKKMTNADAAKAWIKANPAVLDKWLDGVKTVDGKEALPVVKAKL
- the betC gene encoding choline-sulfatase, whose translation is MKRKNILFIMADQMAAPMLPFYGPSPIKLPNLSRLAAEGVVFDAAYCNSPLCAPSRFTLVSGQLPSKIGAYDNAADFPADVPTYAHYLRRLGYRTALSGKMHFCGPDQLHGYEERLTSDIYPADYGWAVNWDEPDVRPTWYHNMSSVLQAGPCVRTNQLDFDEEVVFKAQQYLFDHVREDGDQPFCLTVSMTHPHDPYTIPKAFWNLYEDAEIPLPQTPAQTDLDPHSQRLLKVYDLWEKPLPVDKIRDARRAYFGACSYIDSNVGKLLQTLEETGLIDDTIIVFSGDHGDMLGERGLWYKMHWFEMSARVPMLISAPGQFGAGRVSAAVSTADLLPTFVELAGGSLEPGLPLDGRSLVPHLQGQGGHDEVFGEYMAEGTTSPLMMIRRGAYKFIYSEQDPCLLFDVHNDPRELEELSQSPQHRPLFEEFLAEARAKWDIPAIHQQVLASQRRRRFVAQALTLGKLKSWDHQPLVDASQQYMRNHIDLDDLERKARYPQPCQNQ
- a CDS encoding LysR family transcriptional regulator, whose product is MYDALGDLSLDLLRAFEAAARQRSFTAAAVELGTTQPAISQQIKRLEDQLATRLFDRIYRGIELTEAGAILFEQVQLGLQNIDAGLSAISAQKQHEVLQVATDFAFAAYWLMPRLHRFHAANPHVDVSLVTSERSLNMLRTDIDVAVLFGDGRFKQGESHWLFSEEVFPVCSPQLLADRTLPLPAQALLELPLLHLRGENRSKWFDWSGVFRQLGISSPPAPGQLRFDNYTLLIQAAIGGQGVAIGWRHLVDNLLAQGLLCRPIAETVMSRQGYYVVLPPRKRRGALIQQFVDWLMAEQASSAQSLEGLTLPSIAV
- a CDS encoding NAD(P)-dependent oxidoreductase; amino-acid sequence: MKNAETPVVKVVLYGAMSSLGSALMAEMLRRQHEVIAILDELTALAPRPGLRAKTGDLFDAERVKQSVAGCSAVICLLDAPGLPFNSEHVEKTIVPGPVEQVLAVDALIDGLQAAGIARLFLVGDFEVLDDPEIEDQLQRHAAEEIREALQSSPLQWTLIDAPRGVAGLTIEHFSQVSSSLEPGLAEPLERLSRVATGIADELRLNLHVGEHISFVGTDPTPQ
- a CDS encoding DOPA 4,5-dioxygenase family protein encodes the protein MQQIKGYHAHVYFDAETVDQARALCEQATREFPLRMGRVHERLVGPHPDWSCQLAFDPDLIGEVLPWLALNRKGLVVFLHPDTGNDLLDHTEHAIWMGAIRPLDLSIF
- a CDS encoding GFA family protein gives rise to the protein MADTHTGGCHCGQLRYQFSGPLHDIAHCHCSICRRVSGGIVTTWITVPASAFEWLAGTPAQYDSSASCVRYFCRNCGAQLALVTRLSPDSIDLTIATLDHPELAPAERHIWTDSRLPWLHLDEHLPGEAEETL